Proteins co-encoded in one Pelobates fuscus isolate aPelFus1 chromosome 5, aPelFus1.pri, whole genome shotgun sequence genomic window:
- the SLC25A46 gene encoding mitochondrial outer membrane protein SLC25A46 gives MQPRRPEGFDGLGYRGAAYGADYQLGFPARSLSSSGDLSQHWVTTPPDIPGSRNLHWGDKTPVYGGDGSLPPAGLGEESSGREQLNRFAGFGIGLASLFTENVLAHPCIVLRRQCQVNYHARNYQLSPFSIVNIMYNFTKTQGPRALWKGMGSTFIVQGITLGTEGIISECTPLPREVTHKFNPKHIAGHLLLKGLVYAIATPFYSASLIETVQSEIIHDNPGILDCLKEGIGRIVGLGVPHSKRLLPILVITFPTVLHGVLHYIISSVVQKCVLFIIKKKAPPRDSTDRPNIVQNTLDDYFPELIANFAASLCADVMLYPLETVLHRLHIQGTRTIIDNTDLGHEVVPINTQYEGMRDCMNSINREEGILGFYKGFGAVVVQYTLHMAVLQITKIIYASLSRNTS, from the exons ATGCAGCCGCGCAGGCCCGAGGGCTTTGATGGGCTGGGGTACCGGGGAGCCGCCTACGGTGCGGACTATCAGCTCGGCTTCCCGGCAAGGTCACTGAGCTCCTCGGGGGACCTGTCCCAGCACTGGGTGACCACCCCGCCCGACATCCCCGGCAGCCGCAACCTGCACTGGGGGGACAAAACACCTGTGTATGGGGGAGACGGCAGCCTGCCCCCTGCCGGCCTGGGCGAGGAGAGCAGCGGCCGGG AACAATTGAATCGATTTGCTGGATTCGGTATTGGACTGGCCag TCTCTTTACAGAAAATGTTTTGGCCCACCCATGCATTGTGCTGCGTCGACAGTGCCag gtTAATTACCATGCTAGAAATTACCAGTTATCTCCATTTAGCATCGTCAATATTATGTATAACTTCACGAAAACCCAG GGTCCCCGAGCACTTTGGAAAGGGATGGGAAGCACCTTTATTGTTCAGGGTATAACTCTTGGAACggaaggcatcatcagtgaatgTACTCCTTTACCCAG GGAAGTCACCCATAAATTCAATCCAAAGCACATAGCCGGACATCTTCTTCTGAAAGG GTTGGTTTATGCCATTGCAACACCATTTTACTCAGCAAGTTTAATTGAAACTGTACAG AGTGAGATCATACATGATAATCCGGGAATTCTCGATTGTTTAAAAGAAGGGATTGGTCGCATCGTTGGACTTGGAGTGCCGCACAGTAAACGGCTGCTACCTATACTTGTTATCACATTCCCCACTGTTCTTCATGGTGTTTTACATTACATTATCAGCTCTGTCGTTCAGAAGTGTGTGCTGTTCATCATTAAGAAAAAGGCCCCACCGCGCGATTCGACAGACAGGCCAAACATCGTTCAGAACACCTTGGATGATTACTTCCCTGAACTTATTGCAAATTTTGCAGCAAGCCTTTGTGCTGATGTCATGCTTTATCCCCTAGAGACAGTGTTACATCGCCTTCACATTCAAGGTACGCGCACGATTATAGACAATACAGATCTCGGCCATGAGGTTGTCCCAATCAACACACAATATGAGGGAATGAGAGACTGCATGAATTCCATAAACCGTGAAGAAGGCATCCTTGGCTTTTACAAAGGTTTTGGAGCTGTGGTGGTACAGTATACGCTTCATATGGCCGTTctgcaaataacaaaaataatttatGCATCTTTATCACGTAATACTAGCTGA